Part of the Candidatus Methylomirabilota bacterium genome, GCCGCGCCGGCCCGGTTCGCGCGCCGCCCGCTCGCGCACGCGGCGGCTCGAGCGCCGCTGTGGTAGGGTACGCGCCGTGAGCAAGACCGAGGTCACGCTCGGCACCGCCACGCCCGGCGGCGGCTTCCCGGTGTACGGGCAGGCGGTGGCCGACACCATCAACGAGGTGGACGCGACCCTCGACGTGCGCCCCCGCAACACCAAGGGCAGCACCGAGAACGTGCCGCGGCTCGAAGCGGGCTCGATCGACCTGGCGCTCGTGCAGGGCGAGGTCGCCCACGAGGCGCTCGCCGGCGTCGGACGGCCGCCCGCAGACCTGCGCGTGCTCGCCGCGATGTACTCCACGCCCGGGATGTTCGTGGTGCGGGCCGATTCGCCGTACCGGTCGATCGCGGATCTGAAGAGCCGGCCGGTGGCCTTCGGCGCGCGTGGCTCCGGCCTGATCCTCCTCGCCCGCTACGTGCTCGACGGCCTCGGGCTCGAGCGCGATCGCGACTTCCAGGCGGTGTTCCTGGACGCGGCCGGCGACGGCCCCGCCATGGTGATGGACGGCCGCGTGGCCGCCCTGTGGGGCGGCGGCATCGGCTGGCCCGGCTTCACCGCGGTGGCGAAGGGGCCGAGGGGCGGGCGGTTCCTGGTGCCCGATCTCGACGGCATCCACCGCATCCAGCGCACCCATCCCTTCCTCAAGCTGATGCTGGTGCCCGCCAATTCCTACCCGGGCCAGACCACCGGGCTGGTATCGGTGGGCTCGTGGAGCTTCATCATGACGCGCCCGACCCTGGCCGACGACGTGGCCTATCGGCTCGCCCGCGCGCTGCACCGAGGCGAGGCGGCGCTGGGCGCGCGCCTCGCGCAGGGGCGCGAGACCACCGCGGCCAACACCGTCGCCGCCATCGCCCGCCCCGAGCTGCTGCATCCGGGCGTGCGCCGGTACCTCACGGAGGCCAACCTGCTGGCCGGGCCGGCCCGGTAGGCAGAACCCGGTAACTCCGACGCGCGATCGCGGAGAGAGCGCCGCGCGGTGCGCTCATCCCCCGCGCCGACGCGCGCGCGAGCCGGGAACGGAACTTGCTGAACGGAACGTGCTGAGACGACAGCGCGGCGATATGGCCAGCTCGAGCCCCCGGATCACCGAAGGCCTGCCGAACCCGCTGGGCGCCACCTGGGACGGCCTCGGGGTGAACTTCGCGCTCTTCTCCGCCAATGCGGTGAAGGTCGAGCTCTGCCTGTTCGACGACACCGGCACGCGCGAGCTCGAGCGCATCGAGCTGCCCGAGTACACCGACGAGGTGTGGCACGGCTATCTGCGCGACGTGCGGCCGGGCACCGTGTACGCGTATCGGGTCCACGGCCCGTACGAGCCGGACGCCGGCCATCGCTTCAATCCGCACAAGCTGCTCCTCGATCCGTACGCGAAGGCGCACGTGGGCCGGCTCGCCTGGCGCCCGGAGATCTTCGGCTACACCATCGGGGCGCCCGACGACGACCGCTCGTTCGACGAGCGGGACAGCGCGCCCTACGTGCCCAAGTGCCAGGTCGTCGATCCCGCGTTCACCTGGACGCGCGACCGCCGACCCGGCACCCCGTGGGAGCGCACCGTCATCTACGAGGCGCACGTCAAGGGCTTGACCCGCCTCCATCCGCTGGTGCCGGAGGCGCTGCGCGGGACCTTCGCGGGCCTCGCGCGCCGCGAGGTGCTGGATCACCTCACCGGGCTCGGCATCACCGCGGTGGAGCTGCTGCCCATCCACGCCTTCGTCGACGACGGCTATCTGCTGGAGAAGCGCCTCACCAACTACTGGGGCTACAACTCCATCGGCTTCTTCGCGCCCGAGCCGCGGTACTTCGCGACCGGCGACGCGGCCGAGTTCAAGCAGATGGTGGCGCACCTGCACGACGCGGGGCTCGAGGTCATCCTCGACGTGGTCTACAACCACACCGCCGAGGGCAACGAGCGGGGGCCGACGCTGTCGTTCAAGGGCATCGATAACTCGTCGTACTACCGACTGGTACCCGACGCCAGGCGCCACTACATCAACGACACCGGCACCGGCAACACCGTGAACCTGAGCCATCCGCGCGTGCTGCAGATGGTGACGGACAGCCTGCGCTACTGGGCCACCGAGATGCACGTCGACGGCTTCCGCTTCGACCTCGCCACCATCCTGGGCCGCGAGCCGCACGGCTTCGACGAGGGGGGCGGCTTCCTCGACTCCTGCCGGCAGGATCCGGTGTTGAATTCGGTGAAGCTGATCGCGGAGCCCTGGGACCTCGGACCGGGCGGCTACCAGGTCGGCGCCTTCCCGCCCGGCTGGGCCGAATGGAACGACCGCTTCCGCGACACCGCGCGCGGCTACTGGCGCGGCGACGACGGCAAGGTGGGCGACCTGGCCGGCCGGCTCGCCGGCTCGGCGGATCTCTTCGACAAGCGCGGCCGGAAGCCGTGGGCCAGCGTGAACTTCGTCACCGCACACGACGGCTTCACCCTGAACGACCTGGTCTCCTACCAGGACAAGCACAACGAGGCCAACGGCGAGGACAACCGGGACGGCACCGACAACAATCTCTCCGCCAACTACGGGGTGGAGGGGCCGACGGACGACGCGGCCATCCGCGCGGTGCGCGAGCGGCAGAAGCGGAACCTGCTCGCCACCCTGATCCTCTCGCGCGGCACGCCGATGATCCTGGCCGGCGACGAGTTCGGCCACACCCAGCGCGGCAACAACAACGCCTACTGCCAGGACAACGAGATCAGCTGGCTCGCGTGGCCCGATCCGGCCGACGGCGGGGAGGCGCGCGCGCTCACCGCGTTCGTGCGCAAGCTCACCTTCCTGCGGCACGCCTTCCCGATCCTGAGACGGGGGCGCTTCCTCACCGCGCAGTGGAACGAGGAGCTGCAGGTCAAGGACGTGACGTGGATCAACGCGGACGGCTCCGAGATGAGCGGCGAGCAGTGGCGGGATCCGCACATGCGCTGCTTCGGCATGCTGCTCGACGGCCGGGGCCAGGAGAGCGGGATCAAGCGGCAGGCCGGGGATGCGACGCTGCTGCTGGTCATGAACGCCTACCACGACGTGGTGAAGTTCAGCCTGCCCGAGCTGGTGGGCGGCTCGCGCTGGCTCTGCATGCTCGACACCAACCAGCCGGAGCGCTCCGACCTGCCCTCGTTCGACGTGGGCCAGGCCTACGACGTGACCGCGCGCTCCTTCCTGCTCTTCGCCGGCCTCACCATGGGCAGCCCCGGCCGCGCCGTCCAGCGCATCGCGCTGGAATTCACCGCCCGCTCCTCCCGCTGAGGGTTCAGCTGAGGGGTTCAGCTGAGGGGTTCAGCTGAGGGGTCAGGTCTTGCATTACGACATTTTCGTGTCCCGCTGCCATATCGCCCCGAGCGCGGAAAATGTCGTAATGCAAGACCTGACCCCGTTCTAGAGAAACGGGCGGAGGTCGATGCGGTGGCCGGTGGCCGCGGAGAGGTAGGCGCCGTAGATCACGGCGGTGACGTCGCGGGCGAGCGGACCGCCGGAGAGCGGCTCGCGGCCGAAGGCCACGCATTCCACGAAGTCCTGGATCTCCTGCGGATAGCCGGTGGTCCACTCCTCGTCGGGCTGCGGCGCGGTCCATCCCGCCTTGGTCTCGATCTTCTCGACGATGTACTCGTCGCCGAACACGGCCGGGTCGGGCGCGTAGGCCTGCACGACGTCGTTGGGATTGATGTTGCAGAGCACCACCGCCTTGGCCCCGTAGATCGCCATCGAGTTGCGGATGCCGCCCAGCACCGTGTCGGCCGCCGAGATCTGGGCCACCGTGCCGTCGTCGAAGGTGACCAGCATGCTGCCCCAGTCCTCCACGTCCGCGCCGTCGACCGTGTTGAGATAGCGCGGAGACGACGCGCGGAAGACCGCGGTGTCGGCGAGGTGAGCCACCTCGGCCATGACCGACACCGGGCGGACCGGCGCGCCGCGCAGGCGCCGGCCCTCGTCGGCCTTGAGGTAGAGCGCGCCGCCGAGCGGATGGCACGCCTTGCCGATCAGCGAGCCGCCGCCGCCCGTCACCCAGTGCTTGTTCACCGCCGAGTGCGTGCCCGAGTGGCTCTCCTCGCCGACCAGCCTCAGGATGGGCCCGCCCGAGGCGGCGAGCAGCCGGCGCGCCTTCTGGATGGGTGGCGCGTAGACCCAGTTCTCGGCGTAGCAGAGCCGCACGCCGGCTGCAGCGGTCGCGGCCAGGACCTCATCGGCCGCGGCGAGCGCGGAGCGGAGCATGTCCTCCCGCGGTGTCGCGGACGGGCCGAAGAAGCCGGTCAGCGGCTTCTCCACGATCACGTGCTTGCCCGCCCGCGCCGCCTCGATCGCCATCGGAGCGTGGTGGTGCGGAGGCACGCACAGATCCACCAGGTCGACATCGGGGTCGGCCAGCACCGCGCGGAAGTCGGCGGCCACGCGCGCGACCTTGAACTCCTTCGCGTAGGCCTGCGCGCGCGCCGGGCGCGACGCGGTCACACAGGCCAGCTCCACGTCCACCCCGCGCACGTGCTGATACGCGAGGCCGTGGATGTGGGCGACGA contains:
- a CDS encoding TAXI family TRAP transporter solute-binding subunit, producing the protein MSKTEVTLGTATPGGGFPVYGQAVADTINEVDATLDVRPRNTKGSTENVPRLEAGSIDLALVQGEVAHEALAGVGRPPADLRVLAAMYSTPGMFVVRADSPYRSIADLKSRPVAFGARGSGLILLARYVLDGLGLERDRDFQAVFLDAAGDGPAMVMDGRVAALWGGGIGWPGFTAVAKGPRGGRFLVPDLDGIHRIQRTHPFLKLMLVPANSYPGQTTGLVSVGSWSFIMTRPTLADDVAYRLARALHRGEAALGARLAQGRETTAANTVAAIARPELLHPGVRRYLTEANLLAGPAR
- the glgX gene encoding glycogen debranching protein GlgX, producing the protein MASSSPRITEGLPNPLGATWDGLGVNFALFSANAVKVELCLFDDTGTRELERIELPEYTDEVWHGYLRDVRPGTVYAYRVHGPYEPDAGHRFNPHKLLLDPYAKAHVGRLAWRPEIFGYTIGAPDDDRSFDERDSAPYVPKCQVVDPAFTWTRDRRPGTPWERTVIYEAHVKGLTRLHPLVPEALRGTFAGLARREVLDHLTGLGITAVELLPIHAFVDDGYLLEKRLTNYWGYNSIGFFAPEPRYFATGDAAEFKQMVAHLHDAGLEVILDVVYNHTAEGNERGPTLSFKGIDNSSYYRLVPDARRHYINDTGTGNTVNLSHPRVLQMVTDSLRYWATEMHVDGFRFDLATILGREPHGFDEGGGFLDSCRQDPVLNSVKLIAEPWDLGPGGYQVGAFPPGWAEWNDRFRDTARGYWRGDDGKVGDLAGRLAGSADLFDKRGRKPWASVNFVTAHDGFTLNDLVSYQDKHNEANGEDNRDGTDNNLSANYGVEGPTDDAAIRAVRERQKRNLLATLILSRGTPMILAGDEFGHTQRGNNNAYCQDNEISWLAWPDPADGGEARALTAFVRKLTFLRHAFPILRRGRFLTAQWNEELQVKDVTWINADGSEMSGEQWRDPHMRCFGMLLDGRGQESGIKRQAGDATLLLVMNAYHDVVKFSLPELVGGSRWLCMLDTNQPERSDLPSFDVGQAYDVTARSFLLFAGLTMGSPGRAVQRIALEFTARSSR
- a CDS encoding Gfo/Idh/MocA family oxidoreductase, translated to MKKYTEDSMTAPRPTVRVGLIGAGFVAHIHGLAYQHVRGVDVELACVTASRPARAQAYAKEFKVARVAADFRAVLADPDVDLVDLCVPPHHHAPMAIEAARAGKHVIVEKPLTGFFGPSATPREDMLRSALAAADEVLAATAAAGVRLCYAENWVYAPPIQKARRLLAASGGPILRLVGEESHSGTHSAVNKHWVTGGGGSLIGKACHPLGGALYLKADEGRRLRGAPVRPVSVMAEVAHLADTAVFRASSPRYLNTVDGADVEDWGSMLVTFDDGTVAQISAADTVLGGIRNSMAIYGAKAVVLCNINPNDVVQAYAPDPAVFGDEYIVEKIETKAGWTAPQPDEEWTTGYPQEIQDFVECVAFGREPLSGGPLARDVTAVIYGAYLSAATGHRIDLRPFL